The nucleotide sequence AACTCGGGGATCTAAAGAAAAGGGGAGGGGATTTACTTTTATGCACAaaaagggtagaaaccatgcctataggacttttacTGTTAATCTATGCAAACTCAcaaatagaaaccatgcctataggatctaactttctgatttctgcaactatgcatatagataccatgcctataaggatttgcatttctgcatttatAATGACATTAGGCAAACCTTTAGGTTTAACGATAAAtcagcatatagatatcatgtttataaggTTGTTAATGTTTGAAAGGTATTAAAATCAGTAActcgtagagatcatgcctaAAGGAACTTCAAATCAGAATTGTTTCACTCGTCTAAAATAGTACTAaccctttttgctaaaacaagCGACTTTCTGCACGTTTTCTGAACCCTTAAAACTTTTCTTGCAACCAAATCAGtgcatctttttccttcttgataaatattctcaaatcaGTGCATATTTTCTGAAAACTTACTGCTTTCCTGATAATTTGACAAACATTTTTTCAAATCAATCTGAATTCACTTCTTTATACTTATCTGATAACCTTTTGAATCAGTCTGTAATTCAGTTCTTTTGCTAAAACtcaacaactatttttcttaaacaagtatgttttctgaaactcattttaaaccattttctttgtaTTAAGTCTGCAATCTTTTCTGAAACTTATCTTATTATGTAACTCCTTTACAATCAGTAGTTTTGTCCCACACTTAAGGTAAAGTTGACTAATTAGAGTGGCTCAGTCTTTGACAACTGCATTCGAGTGAGCCTAATGCGGACTTCTTGTCTAAAAGTATGTGTTGAATCGGTCCGCTTATCGCTTTAATTTTTAAAGACCAAActatgcaagacatgctaaactctatggcttatctgatttaaggaggtttacttgagccttacttgcttatctgcctccacttttacttgtattatgtgttttgattgacaccttagtattttgtcctttgaaactctcaaaaagccccaaatccctttccctttaggattagtagtcctaaatgcctccaggactgataggattgggacgggtactagcatgcgataagtaacgaaacttttcgtgctttaataccttaacggggtgggaagggtagaatatggatatcatgaccggtgcgctaatatcacgtgagacccctcttctgaggagtgattcctggatattgcattgatgtgatccatattatcggTAAGCCTATGACCCATTTCCCCTTTACTTGTTAACTTTTAAGTCttcttttaaaactaattttctaaagtctctacttcttcaactcttaaacttgtttgcaaaactatgtgaagccctttgctttatttttctacttgtcttcttaaagtcacaattatagcatggccaggaaccacacttgtggatcctgaggggtgcctaacaccttcccctcgggataatttctagcccttaccctaatctctggtatctttatctcaaactcttctaaaaagtgtactaatgcactataatcattaggtggcgactcttcaacttctaagacCCAATtttcgaaagggaatagagttgtcctcccaatgtcgtagaCCCGATTTTGACCCGTAGAAAAAGGGGGTGTCGATAGTGAAAACAGGTAATTTGACAGGCATTAATCCAGTATATATTCGCTCCTCAAGCATTTctgttcatttacttatttcttACCCTCAAtactcaattcatatacttctcacaaTAACCGAAAtcgaaacatatatatataccgttgcggcgtacatcccgatccgtatatcgttgtggcgcacaacccgatccataataataatagtcaactgcgctcactgggggtgtgcagactccggaggggctcctacaacccaagcgctatattgttgcggcgtgcagcccgacccatatAAGTATTAATGCGGCGATCCAATATATGTATTTGCATATTTGTTGCGGCACGCAGCCCGGTCCATATAAGtatttgttgcggtgtgcagcccgatccaatatatgtatttgctgcggcgtgcagcccaacccggtccatataagtatttactgcggcgtgcagcccgatccaatatatggatttgctgcggcgtgcagcccgatccaatatcatatataatatcctcactattgggtcctcaacccctctcagtcattataATCAcaacctctcgggcacaataatataaggtagggatctcagcccacatatttctctcatttatggttaacatttcataacccggttcatatcatttttaaacaattaaaaacatgactgaggatatgatttttagcaaataagtgaggaaaactagtcaaaaatcacataagggttctacaggtcggcacaaggccccaaacatagcAACTAGCCCAAGTCAGGATGACAATGCATAAGTCTCAGTCAAAATGTAGTGAAAATATcaattgggatggaccaagtcacaatctccagtAGTAATGAACCCCACGCTCATCACGCAGCGTGTGTCTCATCTCAGTATAGCACTATGTTGTGCAAAATCctgggtttcaaaccctcaggacatcatttaaaatcagtactcacctcaaactggccaaagctctagctcgctatgcccttgcctcttaaattggcctcctcgcgcgtcgaatctgaccaaaatcaCAACGAACATGTCACATTATACTAAAgaaacaatacccaatcgaaaacaatcaaaaaatatcaaaattctcgaaattggcaaaacccgagccccgggcccacttctcgaaattcaaatttttttacatcaacgggttccttatcttcccagagttcatacataccaaaagttctcaaatctaaccccaaatggtcctccaaatccccaatcaaaatctCAAGCCAtatttcctccatttttagcaagaattcaatgattttctaggtggatttcacaatataaatgagttttaggtccgaaattcttacctccaaacgtttctccttgaatccctcatCAATCTCCTttaaaaatctctcaaaatatGGCTGAAAAATAGACCCAAATCGCGGACAAGAggacttaaaaacattctgccaaGGCTTCATCGAGGTGTACCTTGCGCTATGCAGGTTGTACATCCTCTTACCATTTTCCCTGTTGTACACCTTCTATTAAAACGCCTATAACTCTTTgtgaaaatatccaaatgacaaacggtttaaatatttaaaaactagactcgaagatatttcatttgataggttgtacaccatataactctttatatattccgagatatgagcttctaaaatgCATCAGAAAATTCTGTCAAAACTGATCCACCAGCCATATTCGATtcatcataactttctgatagAATATCCAAattatgaatggtttaactttctggaaactagaatgtaaggtatacaactttaatgttttacactttttctgattccttatatatttcaagatatgagcttccaaacttgACTCATCGCACCGGAAATTTTCTGGTGCACAGCTGAAGCTAaacaaaaatctgcaacttttccaaagatgtaatagtccgtttaaccacccgaaactcacccgaggccactgggacctcaaccaaaagcaccaacacatcctaaaacatcatccaaacttgttccaatcatcaaaatacctcaattaacaccaaaaccatcaaattacatcgaattcaagcctaagttcttctaaaacttccaaaacacgcattcgatAAAATAtccaatcaaaccacgtccgaatgacctgaaattttgcacacatatcccaaatcacttaaagaagctacaacaactttctaaattccattccgactccggatcaaaatctcgcctatcaaccggaaatcgccaaaatactaacttcgccaattcaagccaaattctataccggacctccaaaaccacttccgatcacacaagatacggataacgaagcatgaagaaatagaaaatagggaaaacgggGTGGTAACTCATAAGGAGACGGGCCGGGTCCTCACACAAAATATATCTTGTGAATTTATTCTTTGATACTTACCGAGTCATTGAGGACTTGTCCGGGGTGAGCAAGGAAATAAAACCAGTGATTTTTATCCACCTTTTCAACTCCAAGGTCTAACCAAGGGTTGATTTGGTTATCCTTTATGGAAAGGGGAGCCTTCTCCTGTAACAACAAATAAATGTCCAATAAaaaaaatcacagaatcaattacatatttaaactttaaaatgCTGAAATGAAAGTGTCAAATTAAGCATTCATACCTCTTAGATACTTTGTGACTACGGTGGTATAACCACTTGTTGAACTTATCTAACACATCAGAATCTACATTTTCACCTATAAGAGTTGTGAAGGGGTGTTTGAGGTAGAAAAATTTAGGTCCAATAGAGCTGATGCCTCCTAGAACTATATAGAGGTATGAAAGGTGATCGTGCATGTTTCCCCGGTTGCCTGGTTCTCCCCAGATGAATAGGGGTTGCTTCATCTGGTATGGGCTCGCCATACTTAACCAATTGTGTTAAGTTGTCTGGCAACTCAAAGTCATCCAATGTCACACCCTTCTTATCAATGCCTGATCCTTCAGAAGTAACTTCATCCACATGCTGTGCATTTTCACCTTTATTTAGCTGTTTCTCAATGACTTGTTCTGTCTGAGCTGCTACAGTCACTCCGTGAATTGGGGACTGTGCATTGATATCTTCAATATCTGTTACATAAAACATAACTTACTTAACATGAATGTAAAATTGTATAAACAACAATTATTTATTCTGAATGACAGTACGATATTATACCTGCTTGTTCTACCTCAGCTGCTTCTTGAAATTCTGAATATAAGTCAACATGTGCTGGAACATGTTCTGGAACATGTTCTGGACAAACTGCAGCTTCAATTTATAATGAAAAAAAGGTAAATAATACTAGATAATGCTGCCTTGAAATTTGTAGATATATGTAGGAAGTTGTAGATAAAATATGAATAATAAAACTATGCTCTATAAAGTTTTATACTAAGTATATATATTTGTAGGTATTTGCAGATACATGTGTTGCTTGTGCTTGCATGCACTTGCTCACCAATATTAAATTGAAATTGCTGGTTGTTCACTCATTGTTGTTGGTCATTATTTTTGGTTGAACTACCAGCAAACTAAAGATTTTATGTTAGTTTGAGTATATTGTTTCATATGTCATAATTTGTTTTGGTATATAAATATATGTCAACTTTTACCTTTGCCTCATCCGCATCATATCTCCTGTTTATAAAATTCAAAACACTCTTCATAGAATCATCTATAAACACTCGAAGGTCATGTAGTTCCTCAAATACAGCCTTCCTAAAATCCTCTAACTTTCCATCAACCTAAAAGTTAAAAATATAGTTAGTTGGTAATTTTATTCAAATAAATTACAAATCAGTTTAATTATGTACGAGGCAATATTATTTTCACAATTGTCTACAAATTGCTACAGTTAtactacaatttaactacaatgtGTGCAATCCCAACAGGGATGACTATAGAATTAtactacaatttaactacaatgtATACTACATAAATTGTTATGaaatgtagataaattgtagcaAATATGTAAATATATTGTAGTTATAATATTACCTACTCAATTCCCTTTTCTAGCTTCCTGAGCTTCTTAGCCACAGATTCCTTGTCCTCTTGACAATCTGTATGTTTGGGTTTCAATGTTGGAGAATAAGCATTTGGAACCTCTAATGATTGTGCACCTTGTTCATCTTCATACTCAATCTTGTTTGGAAGAGTAAGCACTTCAACCTCTTCTCCATATTCAGTCACGCTTGTGAACTGAATGATGGAAAAAAACAGTTAGTTCCACTAAGGTAGAAAATGTAGGCTAATTGTAGATATTATGAAGGTAAATGTAGCAACatataaaactgaaaaaaataccTTAATCCACTCAGGCTTGATCATCTTCTCTTCAAAGGCAGTTAACCAAATCTGCCCCTTAGTAGCTGACCATCTTAATATGCGAGGTATTGAGTCAGAACACCTCGTAGCAAGCTTCGTGTTGACGGTCGAGCAACACTCATAAAGCCACACTTGCAAGGCTAATGAGCATCCCCGTATGAGATAAGAATGTACACGGGGATTTAGACGATGCCTAACGGATTCCATAACCTGATTGAACGATTTAATACCCCATGGGTATGACTCAAACTGACCAGACTCTACCAAATAGAACCTAAAGTGGTCTATAAAAGACACATGGTCTTTGTCATAAGAGCGAACAAAAAATTCCAAAAGTTAAAGAATGCACAACTTGACTGCATCCTCATCGTTTACCCAAGATCTATTTGttactatatttttcaaatacCACTTCTCTACTCTTTTTTTGTTAGGAAAATAGCTATTCATTAACTTGCTAACATAAGTAGAAGTATATCCATAATCTGTAAACTGATTCACACAATTTAAACTGGTAATTAAACCAAACTCTCTCAatgaaaaattcaattttttcccCTTCAAATGGACTGAAAAAAATGATTCATTAGACTTAGACAGTTCATACTTCATCAGAAGATAAATAGCTTGGTTTTGCATGCAAATGGAGGGGAGAGATAGTAAGTAACCAAAACAAGTGTTTTTAAAAAGCTTTAAAGCATTTGGAGACAATAACTCTTTTATCTGGCTAGGAATGCTAGGATCACACAAAGTGTGGAATCTAAGTACCCCATAATCCACATTATGTGGGGCAAAATAATGTCCATTCTGcacaaaatgataaattattTCACATTACTAAACTGCATAAAATGAAGCATTAATCTACATATTATCTACATATAACTACACAATCACTACACAAATAGCTAAAAACAAATCAGGAAGAAAAAATACATACAAATCTGTTTCAACAAAATACAGCCTACCACACATATAACTACAAAACACTACAAGACATCTACAGATATAAACATTATCTACAAAAATGTAGGAAGAAAAAAGTAACTACAACTCTGTTTCAAAATTTAAAAGCTAACGACAATATAACTACAAAACGACTACAAAATAACTATAATTATAAACTGTAAAAAATCACAActacaaataatctacaaaattaaGACAACTAATCTACAATTTACCAAAATACTTAAAACAGAGATTTTTACAtccaaaacaaaactaaaaaactGGAAACGAAAATAATAAATGTTTACCTTCACCAATTTTTTTTCTGAACCAGTTTTGGGAGTTTTTTGGACTGGTTGTTTTGAGGAAGCAGGAGACAACTTGGGGTTTTTAACTGTTGGAATTTTAGGGACATCTTCAACAAAGTCGTCATCTACACATACatctttcctctttcttttgAGTTGTTTGCCGCCAGTTGTAGCACTTCCTCCAACATCTACATCGTGCATTTGCTTTGTTCTCATCTCAGCACGGATTTGTCTCGGAGATGAACTGTGGGTAGTAGGTTCCATTGCATGTGTAGATTTTACTTGTTTTTTTGTGGTGATTTTGGTGTTAAAACACCCAAATCGAAAGAGGGGATATCACATACTGTAGATTTTTTAGGTATTTTTTTGGGTAGATTTGATGTTCTTCATGGTTTAACTTCAACTTGACAAAAGATGAGAACGAATTTTGTAGAATGATAACTTCAATATTTGGTGAATTTAAATGGAGAATAATGAAGAACGTGGGTAGCTTTTGTTCTGTAAAGAAGAAAATAGGCGTTAAACACGGGGGAGtgaagggaaaagggaaaacgTAGGGggaccttaaacattgagggtaataaggtttcatatatggcAAAGGAATGTTAAAATTTCAAATTATAAACTGTTACCGAACCGTTAACCCGATAACCCAATACCGATAGTCCAATAAACAAGTAATGTTTCGGGTTATCCGTTTTACCCATATATGCCCAGCCTTAATCTGAGCACCTCGTTAAAGAGTGAATTAATAATTCCAAAGTGGCTTTACAATCATCAATGCACATTGTACAACACTTTTAAAGCTCAGTAGCCATATCAAAAAAGCTTTGAAGCTagttaaaaggaaaaaaacaaaaacaaaaaaactttGAAGCAAATGCTTCCGCCATAGCCAGGACTTCACGAACCTCATTCCCCAAACGAACAGAAATGCTAAGGGCAACCATGTCAACAATACCTCTTACCCTTCAATCTTCACAATCTCTCAAACACTTATTCTCCCTTTCCCATTTCCAAAAACCCCTTATCCACTCTTTTAATCAACCAAAAAAGCTCACAACTTTTACAAGAAGACTGTTTTCTATAAAACCCATTTCAGTTTCATCCCCAATTAGGACTTATGTGGATGAGAAAATCGACCCCACATACTTATCTTGCTCCATGTCACATAAAAATCCTCTCAAAGTTGCGGTTTTGGTTAGTGGCGGCGTTGATAGCAGCGTCGCTCTTAGACTGCTTCATGCTGCTGGACATTCCTGTACTGCTTTTTATCTCAAGATTTGGTTTCAAGTATGTAACTTCACTACTTTTGCCCATAATTATTTAGTCTTCTTTTGAGTTGGTATACAGAGTTAAAGAATATGAGCTGCTTTTGCTACTATTTCCTCTTTCTATTTTGCTTTTGATAAATCAAATAAGTGGTACTCCCCAGTTTGATTGGGCATGAAGTTTTTTTATAAccagcttgcgcgcacctcgactaattctgTAGTATACCTGCCACCTCCCACCATTACCACGTAATTGGGTACGAAGTTTAAGAAATGAAGAAACTTTGTGAAACCCATGGTCTAAAATAAGCTATATACTACGCCTTGAAGCGAGGTGCAAAACATTGATGGCTTCGCCTCTCTTAGCGGGTGCTTCAGTGTGGTCATTAAGACTCTAAGGCATATTTTTCCTTGCTAATGAACGTAATCCTGAAGAGGCGAgactaaacaattgatatttcacataattttcttttttaatttctttatccatATATTTATcattcatgcttataattattagtttttgactacacatacatatttgtattttttccaCCATATGTGCCTTTCTTCATTTAAGCCCACACTTTATTTGCATTTTGCGCTTAAAGGTGCAACAAACCTTTGAGTTTTTTGcacttttcgcctttgataacattGACGACCCCTTAATCTTTTTAGTTTCAAGCAGTGAATTTGGTTTATCAAACAATTCCTAAAGTGTATTGCCTTCTCTTTTGTAGGAAGACTTTGAGAACTTTTGGTCTGAATGCCCATGGGAGGATGACTTAAAATATGCAAAGGCTGTTTGTGACCAGGTCAGTCTTTTTTCCTCGGTCATTTTCTTATGTATTGGTTTGGAACAGAATTTTGATACATTGTAGACACAGCTGCTTTCTTTCAGTCATCTCTGTAGTGATAGCTCTGTCTGATTTAGGTTAATTTTCTGTTAAATGCTAAATCTGAAGTTAATGGACAGGATTATACAACTTCCTGCCTGgctttagaaaaagaaaaaaggaaaaaggataaccataccgaataccaaatAGTTTGAAATAAGATTAAATCAAGAGTTTTCGGGCATGATGCACTTTACCTTTGCACATAATCCATATTGTGGGTGATTGTTTCTTTTACCTGGCCGTGCATTAGTAATCTGATATTCCCAACCATGTTTCTGCGAGTGCTTTTGAGGTTGATGTTATGTTTCCACAAGGTCTTTTCAGGTTGATGGTTCCTGTTATGGAGGGAGGGAGGAGGTGTTCATTCTCTTGCATTAGTTAGTTTGCTATTTCCAAATTAAGTTTCCACAGCATCTGTTTTCAAACTTTTCAGGTTGATGTACCATTGGAAGTTGTCCATTTGACTGATGAATATTGGAATAATGTGGTATGTTTCTGTTTACTTTTGAGCtgcttaattactcattttaccAGCTTTGTCTCATTGAGTGGAACTTTGTTACGTGTTTATTGGGTTCTGTTTACAAAGGTTTCTTCATGTGATGTAATATAAAGATAAGCTAGAGGCTATTGATGAAAGCTCGGTTGTAATTTTGTTTTTTGATATGTAAGTTTAACATGTTCAGGTATCATATATCATTGAGGAGTACAAATGTGGCAGGACTCCAAATCCAGATGTCCTTTGTAATACTAGAATAAAATTTGGTCAGTCATCTTACATTATCAATGCACTATTTTTTGCTGCCTTTTAATTTCGTTGGCTTGAAAATGGCAAAACAAATTTTCAGGTGCTTTTATGGATGCCATTAGCGGAATGGAATTTGACTTTGTTGCTTCTGGACATTATGCAAAGATTGTCCACGCATCTACTGATCATCTGGATGAACCTTCTATCTTAGAATTGTCAAAGGATATGGTGTGTATATAATGTTTTGAACTTGTATTTGCAGTACGTTTTTACCATACTTATACATGTTTCTTTGAGCCTGTTTCCATGTTTTCTTTTGTAAAGTTTGATGTATTTACTTGAGAAGGGGAGATTTTGAAGATGACATGGTGGGAAAGAATCTTTCTTGATTTTAGGTAAAAGGATGAACATACGAGAAATTGAATAAACTTAGGCAGATGTATATGGTCAGGAATTAAGCATTATGCTCCCATCAAAAGCAGTTTTGTTTGCAAGAGACATACGTGTTCAGCAGACGAGGATGGACTGTTTGATAAAATACATTTGCACACTGAGTTTCTCTTCTATAAAGAaaggaaaagttttttttttcgatttggttaaaaaacaaataaatgaaaaaatGTTTGAGTTTGGTTGGTTTAGCGATAGTCCGTTCTACCCGAATTGGTCGAATGCCCAAATCCATATTGATTCGAGAAAATTCTGGACGGGTTGGTTCATCAGCCATTTATTGACTCAACCCTTTTAGACTGGCCTAAATTTAGCCCGACATTCCTATTTGATACCTCTAGTTTGTGAGTGTACCAAGTTGTGCTAGTATTGTCCTCCATTTTTCTGAAAACTTGCATTGAAGGGCTCTTTAAAATCTCCTGCCTACTCTTGGCATAATTAATTTCTTTTCAGAAATCCCATGTCTTCCTTAGTCTAGTGAACAGTAACATTAAACAACACATGAGTGAAATTCTTTGAAATTCCATTTCTATGTTCATCTTTTTATGTATTTTGGAAGTTCTGCATGATATTTCTGTAGTTTCGTCTGATTTTTCCTAGTATTCTAAACACGTCCTCGTCCCAAGTTTTTCGTTCTCTTTTTTGGGTCAATGCAGCTGATTTCTTATGTCCGCAGTGGTGTTGTTTCAGGTCAAGGACCAAACCTACTTCCTTTCGCATCTCTCACAGGCTCAGCTTAAACGGCTGATTTTCCCACTTGGATGTATCCCAAAGGTGAGGTGAGACTTTTCTAATTATGCTTATCACTTCTCTACAATATCGTTGCTATAAAATGATCAAATATTATGTTGCTGAGAGAGAATCCGTCTTTACCCTCCTTCATACTGGGATGTGATCATTTGAAAAATTCAATTCTTCATTGAGGCTGAAGTGCTCTTAATCTTTCATCACGTATCTACAGGATGAAGTTCGCATGCTTGCTAAATCATTTAATCTACCAAACCAAGACAGGAAGGATTCACAAGGAATATGCTTTCTTGGCAAGGTCTGTTTTACCAGCACATTCGACAGTTAACATGAactttttgttttttggtatAAGGTGATGTCGGTACAGTCGTATGCCATTCTCGTGAAGTAACTTAAATAGGTTAGTTACTAACTAGTTTAGCTATTCCTGCTGGTAAGTTGTAACCAGTTAAGTAGCTCTCTTAACCATGACTCATGAGCATTATTTGCTAAACAACAATAGATGAGCTTGCCGGATTTATTGCGGCAAACAGGTAATTGTCTAAAATTGTCAATGCAAAGTGGGCCTTACAATCTTTTTGCTATATCTGAACCATTTTATATCAAGCTGCCAACACATTATAATGGGATGTGGAGGTTCACATTTTTCCATCCACCAGTACGGGTAATATAAGTATATTCTATAACCATGACTAGTTAGATTTGAAAACTTCATCTTCTGCATAGAGGGTCTACACGACAAATCTCTTAGCCGTAGATTCATTATTTTAGCTACACACTTTCTTAATTCTGTTAGATtgcaaacttctccaaaaagttTAAGATTTGTTCTTAATTTTTTGTAGTTGCATATAGTTCAATTGACCCCAAGAGATCTTAGTCTCAGTTCCATTTGGAGTTTCAGATAAAATTCAGTGAATTTGTCGCTAGACACATTGGAGAATCAGAAGGTGTTATATTGGAAGCAGAGAGTGGAGATTATCTCGGAAACCACCGTGGCTTTTGGTTCTATACTATTGGCCAACGCCAAGGTTTACGTCTTCCTGGAGGACCCTGGTATGTGTCTACTAGCTCTTTCTTAATATATATGTGACCAGCTCTGGTCTCAAGTAGTTATGCAGTTTGATTATCTTATATCCATTTGTTTTTTATTGTGTTATTAACCGCCTACTGCACATGGCTACTTGATCATTAACAAGTTATATGGCGGATGACAGTTGCCATAATCCACCCTCCAAAGAGAACAAAATGCTTGCGTATTGTCATCTTATGGCCCTGATCTTCATTGTGTTTAGGAATTATGAGCAATTATAGTAATCATCAATCCAAATATATGTTGTTCTTTTGCATGAGTTTTCAAATGTgcttattaaatattttgctTACTTTGTAGGTATGTTGTGGAGAAGGATATTAAAAACAATGTCGTATATGTATCGAGAAATTATTTCTCTGTTGACAAGAAAAGACGGTTATTTCGTGTTGGATCCTTAAAATGGCTCAGTGGGTTACCTCCTAGACAAATCAGTCAGCTTCAATGCAAGGTAAATCTTCCTTTTATTGTTTCCTCCGTTAaacttcttgtttattgtttgaGTTCATTGACACCTTTATACGTATCTAAGAATGTTCAACATGAACTTAGGCTGTAAAGAACAAAGGCTATAATATACGTGACATAGCAGACTAGTGGAGATAAGAGTTGAATTTCTTGggatttcatttttcttttgcttgattatttttattttaggtgGGTACTGttgttttttccaattttttgcAATGTGAGCTTGGTAGCACTGGAAATTCAGAGTAATATGGTGTTTATATACAAGCAAAATTCTTAGTTTTTACTGGTTTTCTAGGTTCGTCATGGTCCCGGTTTTTACAACTGCAGCTTGGCCATGGAAGTTGATGAACATGGGCAGGAAGTTGCAGTTGTCCGGATATCTGAAGATGATCAGGGTCTGGCAGCTGGACAATTTGCAGCCTTTTACAATGGAAGGACTTGTATTGGTTCTGGCGTAATACTGGAGTCATGGGATGATCAAGGATATCCAATTTGTGAGAGGGCTCTTGAAATTGCTCGAATGGAAGATAAATCCAAGCTTGGGAAACCAGTCAAGATAATGGTAAAACCAGAGCAGAGTTTTGCTACAATCTGATAAAAAATATGAGGCAAATCTTTATATGGAATTGCT is from Nicotiana tabacum cultivar K326 chromosome 18, ASM71507v2, whole genome shotgun sequence and encodes:
- the LOC107827275 gene encoding uncharacterized protein LOC107827275, which produces MLRATMSTIPLTLQSSQSLKHLFSLSHFQKPLIHSFNQPKKLTTFTRRLFSIKPISVSSPIRTYVDEKIDPTYLSCSMSHKNPLKVAVLVSGGVDSSVALRLLHAAGHSCTAFYLKIWFQEDFENFWSECPWEDDLKYAKAVCDQVDVPLEVVHLTDEYWNNVVSYIIEEYKCGRTPNPDVLCNTRIKFGAFMDAISGMEFDFVASGHYAKIVHASTDHLDEPSILELSKDMVKDQTYFLSHLSQAQLKRLIFPLGCIPKDEVRMLAKSFNLPNQDRKDSQGICFLGKIKFSEFVARHIGESEGVILEAESGDYLGNHRGFWFYTIGQRQGLRLPGGPWYVVEKDIKNNVVYVSRNYFSVDKKRRLFRVGSLKWLSGLPPRQISQLQCKVRHGPGFYNCSLAMEVDEHGQEVAVVRISEDDQGLAAGQFAAFYNGRTCIGSGVILESWDDQGYPICERALEIARMEDKSKLGKPVKIMVKPEQSFATI